In Stigmatella erecta, the genomic stretch GGTGCTGGTGTACTTCTCCGCGTGGGCATTACCCGAGCCCCTCTTCTCGAAGGCTTTTGCTGCCACGCTCACCGCGCGCCTGGCCCTCATCGTGGGACTGGTGGAGCTGCGCCACGTAGCACTGGCCTGCCTGCAACTGTATCGAGAGGCTCAGTCTGCCAGGACGATCAAGAAACTGGATTCGGCCGCCGAACACTTTGGCCGAGCGCTCGGTGGAACAGCCCTGCGTGTGCTCGCCGCGGTTGCCAGCTTCGGTGTGGCCAGGGGGCTGCCCAACGTTCCTCCGGGAGGCTTGGGAGGACTGCTGGGCTCGCCTCGTTACGCCCTGGCCGGGGGGCGCTTCATCCAGTCTGCGTCCACGGCTCAAGTCGTCGCGGATGGCACCATCGTCCTCGCGGGCGCGGCCCTGGGCACGGCGGGCTCTGCCCTGAGCAGCACTTGCGCCGATGGCTCTCGAAAGCAGGAGGGCTACCAGTGGCACCACCTGGCCACGGACAAGAACGACGCTTCACCGCTGAGAGGTGGCCCTTGGACTCCACGGTTCCAACAGCTCTTCAAAAAGGCAGGAATGAGCCTAGATGATCCGGCCAATCGCGTCTATCTGGCGGGTCATCAGGGGCCCCACCCGGAGGAGTACCACTTCGAGGTCTACCAGCGACTCGAAGCAGCCATGGGCCGGTGTCAATCGAGCGCTCAATGCAAGATT encodes the following:
- a CDS encoding AHH domain-containing protein, coding for MVRSPIFLASVTLSVLVYFSAWALPEPLFSKAFAATLTARLALIVGLVELRHVALACLQLYREAQSARTIKKLDSAAEHFGRALGGTALRVLAAVASFGVARGLPNVPPGGLGGLLGSPRYALAGGRFIQSASTAQVVADGTIVLAGAALGTAGSALSSTCADGSRKQEGYQWHHLATDKNDASPLRGGPWTPRFQQLFKKAGMSLDDPANRVYLAGHQGPHPEEYHFEVYQRLEAAMGRCQSSAQCKIRLVEELQRIRNEVCTSGSFLHRLLTKS